A genomic region of Canis aureus isolate CA01 chromosome 16, VMU_Caureus_v.1.0, whole genome shotgun sequence contains the following coding sequences:
- the WNK4 gene encoding serine/threonine-protein kinase WNK4 isoform X5, with protein MFPLPVPALSLHHPPPNRFAHSCCGRARCRLAPGPPRNAPAGGCARRRGRGGPAAGGGAAEAASSPAARLAALRRRPFLMLAPPTSETAVPMSQAEADLGLRPPPPLAAAAAAAGPPRLGPPPRRARRFSGKAEPRPRSSRLSRRSSVDLGLLSLWSQPASPVPDPPDPPDSAGAGPARSPPPSRPEPPEGTWTGGAPVKAADSTRPELPGSTGDPGGRDPQTVPEAAARERQREQEEKEDTETQAVATSPDGRYLKFDIEIGRGSFKTVYRGLDTDTTVEVAWCELQTRKLSRTERQRFSEEVEMLKGLQHPNIVRFYDSWKSVLRGQVCIVLVTELMTSGTLKTYLRRFREMKPRVLQRWSRQILRGLHFLHSRVPPILHRDLKCDNVFITGPSGSVKIGDLGLATLKRASFAKSVIGTPEFMAPEMYEEKYDEAVDVYAFGMCMLEMATSEYPYSECQNAAQIYRKVTSGNAPHFTKTGMQEDMFKGTKPNSFYKVKMPEVKEIIEGCIRTDKNERFTIQDLLAHAFFREERGVHVELAEEDDGEKPGLKLWLRMEDARRGGRPRDNQAIEFLFQLGRDAAEEVAQEMVALGLVCEADYQPVARAVRERVAAIQRKREKLRKARELEALPPAPGPQAATVPMTPGPPSVFPHEPEEPEADQHQPFLFRHASYSSTTSDCETDGYLSSSGFLDASDPAFQPPGGVPSSPAESHLCLPSAFALSIPRSGPGSDFSPGDSYASDAASGLSDVGEGMACMRRPPGRNLRRRPRSRLRVTSVSDQNDRVVECQLQTHNSKMVTFRFDLDGDSPEEIAAAMVYNEFILPSERAGFLSRIREIIQRVETLLKRDTGPVEAAEDPLGPQEEPVPLPALSSPLPDQSCAELQSSTSLEQRSWAAFSTSSSSPGTPLSPGNLFSPGTPETPVSPSPIFPITSSPYPSPSPFSQVSSNLPQHSPNSLLGFSPSAAQFPVPTSHCLQSSILPSPASSPSCSQSALSPPSFLSCPSTSPLPSTTAAPLLSLASAFSLAVMTVAQSLLSPSPGLLSQSPVAPPGPLPSLPLPAPPAASPPTAEMESEAPPNPARPLLGEARLAPISEEGKPQLVGRFQVTSSKEPAEPLPLQPALPTLSSSLKPPTPQLTSESSDTEDSAGSGPEAREALAESDRAAEGLGAGVEEEGDDGKEPRVGGSPPPHSHPSPVWMNYSYSSLCLSSEESESSGEDEEFWAQLQSLRQKHLSEVEALQTLQKKEIEDLYSRLGKQPPPGIVAPAAMLSSRQRRLSKGSFPTSRRNSLQRSEPLGPGIMRRNSLSGSSTGSQEQR; from the exons ATGTTTCCTCTCCCAGTCCCAGCATTAAGCCTCCACCACCCGCCCCCAAACAGGTTTGCGCACTCTTGTTGCGGGAGGGCACGCTGCCGTCTAGCACCCGGTCCACCTCGGAATGCTCCCGCAGGCGGGTGCGCCCGGAGGCGAGGGAGAGGAGGGCctgcggccgggggcggggctgctgag GCCGCCTCCTCTCCAGCAGCCCGGCTTGCTGCCTTGCGGCGCCGGCCCTTCCTCATGCTGGCACCCCCGACCTCCGAGACTGCAGTCCCCATGTCCCAGGCGGAGGCCGACCTGGGCCTGCGGCCCCCGCCGCctctcgccgccgccgccgccgccgcgggtcCGCCCCGCCTCGGGCCCCCTCCTCGCCGGGCGCGCCGCTTCTCCGGGAAGGCTGAGCCCCGGCCGCGCTCTTCCCGTCTCAGCCGCCGAAGCTCCGTCGACTTGGGACTGCTGAGCTTGTGGTCCCAGCCAGCTTCACCCGTTCCGGATCCCCCTGATCCTCCGGACTCCGCTGGTGCCGGCCCCGCGAGGAGCCCACCGCCTAGCCGTCCAGAGCCCCCCGAGGGCACGTGGACTGGGGGAGCCCCGGTGAAGGCTGCGGACTCCACGCGTCCAGAGCTCCCGGGCTCCACAGGGGACCCCGGGGGCCGGGATCCGCAGACTGTCCCCGAAGCTGCGGCTCGGGAGCGGCAGCGGGagcaggaggaaaaggaggacaCGGAGACCCAGGCAGTGGCAACATCCCCGGATGGCCGATACCTCAAGTTTGACATCGAGATTGGACGTGGCTCGTTCAAGACGGTGTATCGAGGGCTGGACACTGACACCACGGTGGAGGTGGCCTGGTGTGAGCTGCAG ACTCGGAAACTGTCTCGAACCGAGCGGCAGCGATTCTCTGAGGAAGTGGAGATGCTCAAGGGGCTGCAGCACCCCAACATCGTCCGCTTCTACGACTCGTGGAAGTCAGTGCTGAGGGGCCAGGTTTGCATTGTGCTGGTCACCGAACTCATGACCTCCGGCACCCTCAAGAC ATACCTGAGGCGGTTCCGCGAGATGAAGCCACGAGTCCTTCAGCGCTGGAGCCGCCAGATCCTCCGGGGTCTTCATTTCCTACACTCCCGGGTACCCCCCATTCTGCACAGGGATCTCAAGTGCGACAACGTCTTTATTACGGGCCCTTCCGGTTCGGTCAAGATTGGGGACCTGGGCCTGGCCACGCTCAAGCGGGCCTCCTTTGCCAAGAGCGTGATCG GGACCCCTGAGTTCATGGCTCCTGAGATGTACGAGGAAAAGTACGATGAGGCCGTGGACGTGTACGCGTTCGGCATGTGCATGCTGGAGATGGCGACCTCGGAGTACCCTTACTCAGAGTGCCAGAATGCCGCGCAAATCTACCGCAAGGTCACTTCG GGTAATGCCCCGCACTTTACAAAAACTGGCATGCAGGAAGACATGTTCAAG GGCACAAAGCCAAACAGCTTCTACAAGGTGAAGATGCCGGAGGTGAAGGAGATCATTGAAGGCTGCATCCGCACGGATAAGAACGAGAG ATTCACCATCCAGGACCTGCTGGCTCACGCCTTCTTCCGCGAGGAGCGCGGCGTGCACGTGGAGCTGGCGGAGGAGGACGACGGTGAGAAGCCAGGCCTGAAGCTCTGGCTGCGCATGGAGGACgcgcggcgcggggggcgcccGCGGGACAACCAGGCCATAGAGTTCCTGTTCCAACTGGGCCGGGACGCGGCAGAGGAGGTGGCGCAGGAGATG GTGGCCCTGGGTTTAGTCTGTGAAGCTGATTACCAGCCAGTGGCCCGTGCAGTACGTGAACGAGTTGCTGCTATCCAGCGAAAGCGTGAGAAGCTGCGCAAAGCTAGGGAGTTGGAGGCCCTACCCCCTGCACCAGGACCTCAAGCAGCAACTGTCCCCATGACTCCTGGTCCCCCCAGTGTCTTCCCCCATGAGCCTgaggagccagaggcagaccAGCACCAGCCTTTCCTCTTCCGCCATGCCAGCTACTCATCTACCACCT cgGATTGCGAGACTGATGGCTACCTCAGCTCCTCCGGCTTCCTGGATGCCTCAGACCCTGCCTTTCAGCCCCCTGGGGGGGTGCCATCCAGCCCCGCTGAGTCCCATCTCTGCCTGCCCTCG GCTTTTGCCCTCTCCATCCCACGTTCTGGCCCTGGCAGCGACTTTTCCCCGGGAGACAG cTATGCCTCAGATGCAGCATCAGGCCTTAGTGATGTGGGAGAAGGGATGGCATGCATGAGGAGACCCCCAGGGAGAAATCTCCGGCGCAGACCGAGATCCCGGCTGCGGGTCACTAGT GTCTCAGACCAGAATGACAGAGTGGTTGAGTGCCAGCTACAGACCCACAATAGCAAGATGGTGACCTTCCGATTTGATCTGGATGGGGACAGCCCAGAGGAGATTGCAGCTGCCATg GTATATAACGAGTTCATTCTGCCCTCGGAGCGAGCTGGCTTCCTGAGCCGTATTCGGGAGATTATCCAGCGAGTGGAGACCCTATTGAAGAGAGATACTGGCCCTGTGGAGGCTGCTGAGGACCCCCTGGGCCCCCAG GAGGAGCCAGTACCATTGCCTGCCCTTTCAAGCCCCCTTCCAGACCAATCCTGTG CAGAGCTCCAGAGCAGCACTTCCCTGGAGCAGCGGAGCTGGGCAGCCTTCTCTACCTCCTCATCTTCTCCTGGAACCCCCTTGTCTCCTGGAAACCTGTTTTCCCCTGGAACCCCTGAAACCCCTGTTTCCCCAAGTCCCATCTTCCCCATCACTTCTTCCCCATACCCCAGCCCTTCCCCTTTCTCCCAAGTCTCTTCAAATCTCCCCCAACACTCCCCCAACtctctgcttggattctctcccaGTGCTGCCCAGTTCCCTGTCCCAACCTCTCATTGTCTGCAGAGCTCCATCCTCCCTtcacctgcctcctctcccagTTGTTCCCAGTCGgctctttctcccccttccttcctctcctgcccttccacttctcccctcccctccaccactgcagcccctctcctctctctggctAGTGCCTTCTCGCTGGCTGTAATGACTGTGGCCCAGTCCCTGCTGTCTCCCTCACCTGGGCTCCTGTCCCAGTCCCCTGTGGCCCCTCCTGGTCCCCTACCTAGCCTGCCCCTGCCCGCTCCCCCTGCGGCTTCACCTCCAACAGCTGAGATGGAGAGTGAG GCCCCACCAAATCCTGCTCGGCCGCTCCTGGGTGAAGCCAGACTAGCACCCATCTCTGAAG AGGGAAAGCCACAGCTTGTGGGGCGTTTCCAAGTGACTTCATCCAAGGAACCGGCTGAGCCTCTTCCCCTGCAACCAGCACTCCCAACTCTCTCCAGTTCCCTGAAGCCTCCAACCCCTCAGCTGACCTCAGAGAGCTCAGACACAGAGGATAGTGCTGGAAGTGGgccagaggccagggaggctCTGGCTGAGAGTGACCGTGCAGCTGAAGGCCTAGGGGCTGGAGTTGAGGAGGAAGGGGACGATGGGAAGGAACCCCGAGTGGggggcagccccccaccccacagtcATCCCAGCCCGGTATGGATGAACTACTCCTACAGCAGCCTGTGTCTGAGCAGTGAGGAATccgagagcagtggggaggatgAGGAATTCTGGGCTCAGCTGCAGAGCCTTCGGCAGAA GCACTTGTCAGAGGTGGAGGCACTACAGACACTACagaagaaggaaattgaggacTTGTACAGCCGGCTTGGGAAGCAGCCCCCACCGGGGATAGTGGCCCCAGCTGCGATGCTGTCCAGCCGCCAGCGCCGCCTCTCTAAGGGCAGCTTCCCCACCTCCCGCCGCAACAGCCTGCAGCGCTCCGAGCCCCTGGGCCCGG GCATCATGCGAAGGAACTCCCTGAGTGGCAGCAGCACCGGCTCCCAGGAGCAGCGG tGA
- the WNK4 gene encoding serine/threonine-protein kinase WNK4 isoform X2, whose product MFPLPVPALSLHHPPPNRFAHSCCGRARCRLAPGPPRNAPAGGCARRRGRGGPAAGGGAAEAASSPAARLAALRRRPFLMLAPPTSETAVPMSQAEADLGLRPPPPLAAAAAAAGPPRLGPPPRRARRFSGKAEPRPRSSRLSRRSSVDLGLLSLWSQPASPVPDPPDPPDSAGAGPARSPPPSRPEPPEGTWTGGAPVKAADSTRPELPGSTGDPGGRDPQTVPEAAARERQREQEEKEDTETQAVATSPDGRYLKFDIEIGRGSFKTVYRGLDTDTTVEVAWCELQTRKLSRTERQRFSEEVEMLKGLQHPNIVRFYDSWKSVLRGQVCIVLVTELMTSGTLKTYLRRFREMKPRVLQRWSRQILRGLHFLHSRVPPILHRDLKCDNVFITGPSGSVKIGDLGLATLKRASFAKSVIGTPEFMAPEMYEEKYDEAVDVYAFGMCMLEMATSEYPYSECQNAAQIYRKVTSGNAPHFTKTGMQEDMFKGTKPNSFYKVKMPEVKEIIEGCIRTDKNERFTIQDLLAHAFFREERGVHVELAEEDDGEKPGLKLWLRMEDARRGGRPRDNQAIEFLFQLGRDAAEEVAQEMVALGLVCEADYQPVARAVRERVAAIQRKREKLRKARELEALPPAPGPQAATVPMTPGPPSVFPHEPEEPEADQHQPFLFRHASYSSTTSDCETDGYLSSSGFLDASDPAFQPPGGVPSSPAESHLCLPSAFALSIPRSGPGSDFSPGDSYASDAASGLSDVGEGMACMRRPPGRNLRRRPRSRLRVTSVSDQNDRVVECQLQTHNSKMVTFRFDLDGDSPEEIAAAMVYNEFILPSERAGFLSRIREIIQRVETLLKRDTGPVEAAEDPLGPQEEPVPLPALSSPLPDQSCELQSSTSLEQRSWAAFSTSSSSPGTPLSPGNLFSPGTPETPVSPSPIFPITSSPYPSPSPFSQVSSNLPQHSPNSLLGFSPSAAQFPVPTSHCLQSSILPSPASSPSCSQSALSPPSFLSCPSTSPLPSTTAAPLLSLASAFSLAVMTVAQSLLSPSPGLLSQSPVAPPGPLPSLPLPAPPAASPPTAEMESEAPPNPARPLLGEARLAPISEEGKPQLVGRFQVTSSKEPAEPLPLQPALPTLSSSLKPPTPQLTSESSDTEDSAGSGPEAREALAESDRAAEGLGAGVEEEGDDGKEPRVGGSPPPHSHPSPVWMNYSYSSLCLSSEESESSGEDEEFWAQLQSLRQKHLSEVEALQTLQKKEIEDLYSRLGKQPPPGIVAPAAMLSSRQRRLSKGSFPTSRRNSLQRSEPLGPVNSEQKPCVSPTPGPTMELVHSESADQHNCARRPQY is encoded by the exons ATGTTTCCTCTCCCAGTCCCAGCATTAAGCCTCCACCACCCGCCCCCAAACAGGTTTGCGCACTCTTGTTGCGGGAGGGCACGCTGCCGTCTAGCACCCGGTCCACCTCGGAATGCTCCCGCAGGCGGGTGCGCCCGGAGGCGAGGGAGAGGAGGGCctgcggccgggggcggggctgctgag GCCGCCTCCTCTCCAGCAGCCCGGCTTGCTGCCTTGCGGCGCCGGCCCTTCCTCATGCTGGCACCCCCGACCTCCGAGACTGCAGTCCCCATGTCCCAGGCGGAGGCCGACCTGGGCCTGCGGCCCCCGCCGCctctcgccgccgccgccgccgccgcgggtcCGCCCCGCCTCGGGCCCCCTCCTCGCCGGGCGCGCCGCTTCTCCGGGAAGGCTGAGCCCCGGCCGCGCTCTTCCCGTCTCAGCCGCCGAAGCTCCGTCGACTTGGGACTGCTGAGCTTGTGGTCCCAGCCAGCTTCACCCGTTCCGGATCCCCCTGATCCTCCGGACTCCGCTGGTGCCGGCCCCGCGAGGAGCCCACCGCCTAGCCGTCCAGAGCCCCCCGAGGGCACGTGGACTGGGGGAGCCCCGGTGAAGGCTGCGGACTCCACGCGTCCAGAGCTCCCGGGCTCCACAGGGGACCCCGGGGGCCGGGATCCGCAGACTGTCCCCGAAGCTGCGGCTCGGGAGCGGCAGCGGGagcaggaggaaaaggaggacaCGGAGACCCAGGCAGTGGCAACATCCCCGGATGGCCGATACCTCAAGTTTGACATCGAGATTGGACGTGGCTCGTTCAAGACGGTGTATCGAGGGCTGGACACTGACACCACGGTGGAGGTGGCCTGGTGTGAGCTGCAG ACTCGGAAACTGTCTCGAACCGAGCGGCAGCGATTCTCTGAGGAAGTGGAGATGCTCAAGGGGCTGCAGCACCCCAACATCGTCCGCTTCTACGACTCGTGGAAGTCAGTGCTGAGGGGCCAGGTTTGCATTGTGCTGGTCACCGAACTCATGACCTCCGGCACCCTCAAGAC ATACCTGAGGCGGTTCCGCGAGATGAAGCCACGAGTCCTTCAGCGCTGGAGCCGCCAGATCCTCCGGGGTCTTCATTTCCTACACTCCCGGGTACCCCCCATTCTGCACAGGGATCTCAAGTGCGACAACGTCTTTATTACGGGCCCTTCCGGTTCGGTCAAGATTGGGGACCTGGGCCTGGCCACGCTCAAGCGGGCCTCCTTTGCCAAGAGCGTGATCG GGACCCCTGAGTTCATGGCTCCTGAGATGTACGAGGAAAAGTACGATGAGGCCGTGGACGTGTACGCGTTCGGCATGTGCATGCTGGAGATGGCGACCTCGGAGTACCCTTACTCAGAGTGCCAGAATGCCGCGCAAATCTACCGCAAGGTCACTTCG GGTAATGCCCCGCACTTTACAAAAACTGGCATGCAGGAAGACATGTTCAAG GGCACAAAGCCAAACAGCTTCTACAAGGTGAAGATGCCGGAGGTGAAGGAGATCATTGAAGGCTGCATCCGCACGGATAAGAACGAGAG ATTCACCATCCAGGACCTGCTGGCTCACGCCTTCTTCCGCGAGGAGCGCGGCGTGCACGTGGAGCTGGCGGAGGAGGACGACGGTGAGAAGCCAGGCCTGAAGCTCTGGCTGCGCATGGAGGACgcgcggcgcggggggcgcccGCGGGACAACCAGGCCATAGAGTTCCTGTTCCAACTGGGCCGGGACGCGGCAGAGGAGGTGGCGCAGGAGATG GTGGCCCTGGGTTTAGTCTGTGAAGCTGATTACCAGCCAGTGGCCCGTGCAGTACGTGAACGAGTTGCTGCTATCCAGCGAAAGCGTGAGAAGCTGCGCAAAGCTAGGGAGTTGGAGGCCCTACCCCCTGCACCAGGACCTCAAGCAGCAACTGTCCCCATGACTCCTGGTCCCCCCAGTGTCTTCCCCCATGAGCCTgaggagccagaggcagaccAGCACCAGCCTTTCCTCTTCCGCCATGCCAGCTACTCATCTACCACCT cgGATTGCGAGACTGATGGCTACCTCAGCTCCTCCGGCTTCCTGGATGCCTCAGACCCTGCCTTTCAGCCCCCTGGGGGGGTGCCATCCAGCCCCGCTGAGTCCCATCTCTGCCTGCCCTCG GCTTTTGCCCTCTCCATCCCACGTTCTGGCCCTGGCAGCGACTTTTCCCCGGGAGACAG cTATGCCTCAGATGCAGCATCAGGCCTTAGTGATGTGGGAGAAGGGATGGCATGCATGAGGAGACCCCCAGGGAGAAATCTCCGGCGCAGACCGAGATCCCGGCTGCGGGTCACTAGT GTCTCAGACCAGAATGACAGAGTGGTTGAGTGCCAGCTACAGACCCACAATAGCAAGATGGTGACCTTCCGATTTGATCTGGATGGGGACAGCCCAGAGGAGATTGCAGCTGCCATg GTATATAACGAGTTCATTCTGCCCTCGGAGCGAGCTGGCTTCCTGAGCCGTATTCGGGAGATTATCCAGCGAGTGGAGACCCTATTGAAGAGAGATACTGGCCCTGTGGAGGCTGCTGAGGACCCCCTGGGCCCCCAG GAGGAGCCAGTACCATTGCCTGCCCTTTCAAGCCCCCTTCCAGACCAATCCTGTG AGCTCCAGAGCAGCACTTCCCTGGAGCAGCGGAGCTGGGCAGCCTTCTCTACCTCCTCATCTTCTCCTGGAACCCCCTTGTCTCCTGGAAACCTGTTTTCCCCTGGAACCCCTGAAACCCCTGTTTCCCCAAGTCCCATCTTCCCCATCACTTCTTCCCCATACCCCAGCCCTTCCCCTTTCTCCCAAGTCTCTTCAAATCTCCCCCAACACTCCCCCAACtctctgcttggattctctcccaGTGCTGCCCAGTTCCCTGTCCCAACCTCTCATTGTCTGCAGAGCTCCATCCTCCCTtcacctgcctcctctcccagTTGTTCCCAGTCGgctctttctcccccttccttcctctcctgcccttccacttctcccctcccctccaccactgcagcccctctcctctctctggctAGTGCCTTCTCGCTGGCTGTAATGACTGTGGCCCAGTCCCTGCTGTCTCCCTCACCTGGGCTCCTGTCCCAGTCCCCTGTGGCCCCTCCTGGTCCCCTACCTAGCCTGCCCCTGCCCGCTCCCCCTGCGGCTTCACCTCCAACAGCTGAGATGGAGAGTGAG GCCCCACCAAATCCTGCTCGGCCGCTCCTGGGTGAAGCCAGACTAGCACCCATCTCTGAAG AGGGAAAGCCACAGCTTGTGGGGCGTTTCCAAGTGACTTCATCCAAGGAACCGGCTGAGCCTCTTCCCCTGCAACCAGCACTCCCAACTCTCTCCAGTTCCCTGAAGCCTCCAACCCCTCAGCTGACCTCAGAGAGCTCAGACACAGAGGATAGTGCTGGAAGTGGgccagaggccagggaggctCTGGCTGAGAGTGACCGTGCAGCTGAAGGCCTAGGGGCTGGAGTTGAGGAGGAAGGGGACGATGGGAAGGAACCCCGAGTGGggggcagccccccaccccacagtcATCCCAGCCCGGTATGGATGAACTACTCCTACAGCAGCCTGTGTCTGAGCAGTGAGGAATccgagagcagtggggaggatgAGGAATTCTGGGCTCAGCTGCAGAGCCTTCGGCAGAA GCACTTGTCAGAGGTGGAGGCACTACAGACACTACagaagaaggaaattgaggacTTGTACAGCCGGCTTGGGAAGCAGCCCCCACCGGGGATAGTGGCCCCAGCTGCGATGCTGTCCAGCCGCCAGCGCCGCCTCTCTAAGGGCAGCTTCCCCACCTCCCGCCGCAACAGCCTGCAGCGCTCCGAGCCCCTGGGCCCGG tGAATTCAGAACAGAAGCCATGCGTCTCCCCCACACCAGGGCCCACCATGGAGCTTGTACACTCAGAATCTGCTGACCAACACAACTGTGCAAGAAGACCCCAGTACTGA